In a single window of the Nocardioides sp. L-11A genome:
- a CDS encoding DUF559 domain-containing protein — protein MDIDDFPTTPFHLSEAVEHGLTHDQVWRGVATGLLVRLGSGTYRRVDTPDSVELRARAVRCAVAADQILVDRTAAWLHGVDVHTFAESDLPAAVETCSLRGHRATRRRELSGRQRDLLPADVVELDGLRVTSPIRTALDLGCHLHRRDAFAAMCLLARLHGFTSADLASELPRYRRRRGVLQCRPLTALVEPRVESHREAWVLLEILDEGLPRPESQWWIEIDGVPTYRLDFAYPSARVCVEYDGEEFHDLIDEQREYDIARRRWLREHGWVVIVVKRGDFSGTARTRWIRRLEAALAPTYTNRRWTKW, from the coding sequence ATGGACATCGACGACTTTCCGACCACGCCCTTCCACCTCAGCGAGGCAGTCGAGCACGGTCTGACGCACGACCAGGTCTGGCGCGGCGTTGCGACCGGTCTCCTGGTTCGACTCGGGTCCGGCACCTACCGGCGTGTCGATACGCCCGACTCGGTCGAACTGCGAGCTCGAGCCGTGCGCTGCGCGGTGGCCGCCGACCAGATCCTCGTCGATCGGACCGCCGCCTGGCTCCATGGCGTCGATGTCCACACCTTCGCCGAGAGCGACCTGCCCGCCGCCGTCGAGACGTGCTCGCTGCGCGGCCATCGCGCAACACGCCGTCGCGAGCTCAGCGGCCGACAGCGTGACCTGCTCCCGGCCGACGTCGTGGAGCTGGACGGCCTGCGGGTCACCTCACCGATCCGCACCGCCCTGGACCTCGGCTGCCACCTTCACCGCCGTGACGCGTTCGCCGCGATGTGCCTCCTCGCCCGGTTACACGGCTTCACCAGCGCCGACCTGGCGAGCGAACTGCCGAGGTACCGACGTCGCCGGGGCGTCCTCCAGTGCCGGCCGCTCACCGCGCTCGTCGAACCGCGCGTCGAGTCCCACCGCGAAGCGTGGGTGCTGCTGGAGATCCTGGACGAGGGCCTGCCAAGGCCCGAATCTCAGTGGTGGATCGAGATCGACGGCGTGCCGACGTACCGGCTCGACTTCGCCTACCCATCCGCCCGCGTGTGCGTCGAGTACGACGGCGAGGAGTTCCACGACCTGATCGACGAACAGCGCGAGTACGACATCGCACGACGCCGCTGGCTCCGTGAGCACGGTTGGGTAGTGATCGTCGTCAAGCGCGGCGACTTCAGCGGCACGGCCCGCACGCGCTGGATCCGTCGGCTCGAGGCAGCCCTGGCGCCGACGTACACGAACCGCCGTTGGACGAAGTGGTGA
- a CDS encoding acetone carboxylase, with protein MEPDVCSAKGCRQPAAWQLRWNNPKIHTPERRKTWLACAAHRESLAAFLGARGFLKETVPHP; from the coding sequence ATGGAGCCTGACGTCTGCTCGGCCAAGGGCTGTCGGCAGCCGGCCGCGTGGCAGTTGCGGTGGAACAACCCCAAGATCCACACGCCGGAACGTCGCAAGACCTGGCTCGCCTGTGCGGCACACCGGGAGTCGCTCGCAGCCTTCCTCGGGGCGCGCGGCTTCCTGAAGGAGACCGTCCCCCACCCTTGA
- a CDS encoding DUF3099 domain-containing protein: MDAIRITTAGSSPQDDLARRQKKYVIAMTIRTLCFVGAAISGAAGLHWLWPILIAGAIILPYVAVVMANAEDSRTTSLPLTGGGDPQRQLGPGDQPEHTDQDAEDREHEDRGHGA; this comes from the coding sequence ATGGACGCCATCCGCATCACCACGGCCGGCTCCAGCCCCCAGGACGACCTGGCCCGGCGGCAGAAGAAGTACGTCATCGCGATGACGATCCGGACCCTGTGCTTCGTCGGCGCGGCGATCAGCGGCGCGGCCGGCCTGCACTGGCTGTGGCCGATCCTGATCGCGGGCGCGATCATCCTGCCGTACGTCGCCGTGGTGATGGCCAACGCCGAGGACAGCCGCACCACGTCGCTGCCGCTCACCGGCGGTGGCGACCCGCAGCGCCAGCTCGGCCCGGGTGACCAGCCCGAGCACACCGACCAGGACGCCGAGGATCGCGAGCACGAGGATCGCGGGCATGGAGCCTGA
- a CDS encoding dodecin family protein — translation MSNRTYRVSEIVGTSPEGIDQAVRNGVERAGQTLRHLDWFEVTQVRGQIKDGSVEHFQVTMKIGFRLEDDE, via the coding sequence ATGTCGAATCGCACCTACCGCGTCAGTGAGATCGTCGGCACCTCCCCGGAGGGCATCGATCAGGCCGTCCGCAACGGCGTCGAGCGCGCTGGCCAGACCCTGCGCCACCTCGACTGGTTCGAGGTCACCCAGGTGCGGGGCCAGATCAAGGACGGCTCCGTCGAGCACTTCCAGGTCACCATGAAGATCGGGTTCCGGCTCGAGGACGACGAGTAG